In Pyrodictium occultum, the genomic window GCCCAGCGGGCTCGGCAGCACCGGCAAGATCAAGGTGAGCGTGCAGGAGCTGAACAAGGTGCTGGACGAGGGCGTCCAGTGGGCGGTCAAGAGGGGCTACGCCTGGGCAGAGGACCCGGAGCACATAGAGGAGAGGGGGAGCTGGGGCCTGGCGGACTCCAGCAAGGTGAGCGAGCGCGCTAAGAGACGTGGCGCCGAGCAGCTGGGTACCCTCGGCAGCGGCAACCACTTCCTAGAGGTACAGGTGGTGGACAGGATATACGACCCGGAGAAGGCCAAGGCCATGGGTATAACGCATGAGGGCCAGGTAGTGGTCATGATACACACCGGCAGCAGGGGCCTGGGCCACCAGGTGGCCAGCGACTACCTCATGATAATGGAGCGGGCTATGAGGAAGTATGGCATAAGGCCGCCGGACCGCGAGCTGGCCAGCGTACCCTACAGCAGCCGCGAGGCCCAGGACTACATACGCGCTATGGCCGCCGCCGCCAACTTCGCGTGGACCAACCGGCAGCTCATCACCTACTGGACCCGCGAGAGCTTCCGCAACGTGTTCCACCGCGACCCCGACCAGCTCGGCATGAGGATAGTCTACGACGTCGCGCATAACATAGCCAAGTTCGAGGAGTACGAGGTGGACGGGAAGAGGATGAAGATGATAATCCACCGCAAGGGCGCCACCAGGGCGTTCCCACCCGGCCACCCCGAGATACCTAAGGACTACCAGAGCGTGGGCCAGCCCGTCCTAATACCCGGCAGCATGGGCACCGCCAGCTACATCCTAGCCGGCGTGCCCACGGGCGTCAAGGCCTGGTACACAGCACCCCACGGCGCCGGCCGCTGGATGAGCCGCGCAGCCGCGAAGAGGACGAAGAGCTACCACCAGGTCGTCCAGGAGCTGGAGCAGAGGGGCATACTTATACGCGCCAGCAACCGCGCCACCGTTGTTGAGGAGATGCCCGAGGCCTACAAGGACGTGGACCGCGTGGCCTTCGTGGCCGAGAAGGTAGGCATAGCCAAGATAGTGGCCAGGCTACGCCCCATAGCCGTGACTAAGGGCTAGGCCCTGCCCCCTCTTCCACAGTTTTCCGCGGCCAGGCCCTCCGGAGTCCCTCTCCTCAGGGGCCAGCCCGGGTAACCATCTAAGACCCTCAGTGCTGTTGTCTCCTCGGCACCCCTGGGGAGAGTATGGCGGCGGGCGAAGGCCCCTACGAGGATATCGAGAAGGAACTGCGGAAGGTGCTCGCCGAGCTCCCGTGCCCCGGCTTCGCCCACGCGCCCCACACCGCCGACGTGCTGATAGTGGCGCGGGGCCGGAGCCTCGAGGAGGCCTTCGAGCAGGCGGCGCTGGGCGTCTACGAGGTGGTGACGGACACCAGCAAGGTCGAGCCCCGGGTGGAGAGACGGGTGGAGACGAGCGGCATGGACCTATACCAGCTGCTCTACCGGTGGATAGAGGACCTGCTCTTCTACACCGACAGCGAGGGCCTGGTGTTCTCCAGGTTCAAGGTTGAGGAGATAAAGCGTGTCGGCGAGGGAGATGAGGCGGAGTACCAGCTGAGGGCCCGTGCCTGGGGGGAGAAGTTCAACCCCGATAAGCACCTCCACAGAACCATAGTGAAGGCCATGACCTACGCCATGATGGAGATAGTTAAGGAGAACGGCTGCTGGAGGGTCCAGTTCGTCATAGACATCTAGCCCCTAGCCCGTACCCGCAGCCCCGCGGGGCAGAGCAACCCTCTTAACCCCCGGCCCCATGGGCCGGGGCGAGGGTGGGCCTAGAGTGGGTTTATTCTCGAGCCTCCTCCGCGGCCTGGTGGTCCGCCGCCCCGGCTCCAGCGGGGCCGGGGGTGCCGCCGGCGGGGCGCCCGGCGTGCTAGCCGAGAGGATTAGGGCCGCCGAGGAGGCGCTCCAGAGCGTGATGATACCAGGCTACGACGTCGACATAGTGTCTGGAGGCCTTGTCGAGAGGATACGCGTCAGCTACGACGGCTACAGCGTAATGGTCGTGCTGGGCTACAAGAAGAGCGACCCGGGCTGCAGCACTTGCCGGTTCATAAGCAGCGTCGCCTGGGCGAAGATAGTGGAGGCTGCGAGGGAGGCCCTCCGGGCTCAGGGGTTCCAGAGGATACTCCTGGTGGACGCTGACACAGGCGCGGTGCTGGGGGACTACCGGGAGGGCGGGGGCTAGCCCCCGCCGGCCCCGGCTCCTCCCGGCTTCTCTCCCGCGAGGTGGCGGTCCAGCCAGTCTAGTATCAGCTGCAGTCTCTTCACCCTATGCCTAGGCTTTCCGCTGCGGGATAGGTCGTGGTTCTCGCCGGGGAATATGGCGAGCTTCGTCTCCACGCCGTGGACCTTCAGCGCGGTGTAGAGCTGGAGGGCCTGGTCGAGCCAGCAGCGGTAGTCCTCGCTCGAGTGGATTATCAGCGTCGGGGTCCTGGCCCTGTCAGCGTATCTGAGGGGGCTCTTCTCCCAGCAGGTCTCCGGGCTCCTCCAGGGGGTGCAGCAGAGCTGGTCCTCTACGAAGAACCAGCCTATGTCGGTGGTGCCATACATGCTTATCCAGTTTGATATGCTCCTCATGGTCACCGCCGCCTTGAAGAAGTCTGTGTGGCCTATTATCCAGTTGGTCATAAAGCCCCCGTAGCTCCCTCCCATCACCGCCGCCTTGTCCCTGGGGAGTCCCAGCCTCTCCACAGCGTACCTGGCGGCCTCCATGAGGTCCATGTAGTCCCGCTCGCCGTAGCCGCAGCGTATGTCGGCGAACTCCTCGCTGTAGCCGTCGCTCCCGCGGGGGTTGATGTAGACGACGGTGTAGCCGTTTGAGGCAAGCACATGGAACTCGTGCATGAAGCCGTAGCCCCACATGGTTTTCGGGCCGCCGTGGATGTAGAGCACCCAGCCCCTCGCCTCCACGCCCTCGGGGGGCCGGAGCACCCAGCCCTCCACCACCGCGCCGTCGCTGGCGCGGAAGCTGAAGCCCGTAGGCCTCGCGAGCCGGTAGCGCCTCCTCCAGGCCTCGGCGTAGCGTGTAAGCCTCCGCGGCCCGCCGCCCTGCAGCACGTAGAGCTCCTTGGGCTCCACCGGCGTCATAAGGGTGTAGGCTATGACCGAGCCGTCTCCGGCGGCGTGGAACTCGTCGACCACTGCCTCCCCGGGGTCGAGCACGGGCTCCGGCCTCATCCCGGGCTGGACGCGGTAGAGGAGCACCCTGCCCGCGTCGCTCACCTGGAAGAGTATCCCGCGGCTGGTCCACTGGAGGTGCTTTAAGCAGCTCTGGAACCTGACATCGCTGTTAACCGTGTTGGCGGCGTTGCGGTCGAGGCTGCAGGTGAGGCACTCCATCCTCCCCGTCTCGGGGTCGAGGAGCCAGACCTTCTGGTGGCTCGCGAACCCCCTCTCACCCCGGTGGCCCAGATAGGCCAGCATCCTCCCGTCGGGGCTCCAGGCGAGCTCGCCGTAGCCCATGAGGCCGCTCGCTATCCTCCTAGCATCCCCCTTCTCCACGTCGTATATGTAGACGTCCAGGAGGTATGGCTTGAGCATGTCCGTTGCAACGCTGATCGCTATCCTCCTCCCGTCCGGGCTCCAGGCCACGTCGGAGACCTGCAGCCAGTCCAGCCCCAGCTCCATCCTCTCCATAGCCCCGGAGTCCGCGTCGAGTATGAATGGCTCCACACGCGTCCTGTACACGAAGCCCTTCCCGTTGAACCAGACGGGGAGCGTCTCGACCTCCTTCACGTCCTCGTCCGGCCTCCCCACCGGGATGGCGGCAGCGGCTAGGTCGCCGCTGGGGCTCCAGGAGAGGGAGACCAGCCCATCCACCCTGGCGAGGAGCCTGCTGGCGCCCGGGGCCTCGATGCTGGCAGTCCTCAGCTCTAGGCCTGGGAGCCTCTGCTTCTGGCCCCTCCTGGCCTCAGCCCTCCTTGTGAAGACGTAGCGGCTGCCGGCCGGCGCGGGCACCGGGCAGGAGTCGCGGGGCCCGCTCTGGAGCACCAGCCTCTCGCCGTCGCTCAGCTTCACAGCCTCTATGCTGGACTCGTAGCTGTCCGTCTCCAGGCTGACCCTGGCAACGGTGTAGAGGACGTAGCCTCCGCTGCCCGCCACCGCGGGATTGGAGACCAGCACCAGCCCGTCGAGGCTCTCCGGGGTAAGCCTCTTAGCACCAGCCTGCGGGGCCAGCGCCCGCTCACCGGGCCTCTCTGGGCAGGCTGTGCGGTGAAAACGGGCTTGCCGCTCCGTGTGGTGGACCTAACAAGGCCCCTGGGGCCCGGCACCCCGGTCTACCCGGGCGACCCTCCGGTGATGGTGGAGACCGTGGCTGTGATACCCAGGGACGGCTTCTACAACCGTAGGGTCTGCCTGGGCGAGCACAGCGGGACCCACGTGGACGCCCCGGCCCACATGGTGGAGGGCGGCGCCCCGGTGGACAGCGTTGAGGCCTCCAGGCTCATAGCCCCGGCGCTGGCGATGGACCTCTCCAACGCCTGCGGGGCCGTCTCGAGCCGCGAGATTATAGCGGGGCTCCGGCTCCGCCGCCTGCCCCTGCCCCGGCGCGGCTGGTACCTGCTCCTCCGCATAGGCCGCGGCTGCAGGAGCGTGTCAGTGGAGGCCGCCGAGTGGATGGCCCGCCTAGGCCTCGGGGGCCTGGGGGTTGACGCGCCGAGCCCCGACGGGCCGCCTTACCCGGTGCACCGGGTCCTCCTCTCCAGCGGGGCCGTGATAGTCGAGAACCTCGAGATACCCCGCTGGCTCGACGGCGAGAAGGTGACGCTGATAGTGGCCCCTCTCCGCCTCAGCGGGGGAAGCGGCGCCCCGGCTAGGGTCTACGCGCTGCTCGACGGCGGCAGGGCTGGCGAGTGGGTGCAGGAGCCGGTATAACCCTGGCATCCCGGGTCCCCAGGGCCTGGCGGTGGAGTAGCAGCCGTGAAGCGCCAGGCCGTTGGGAGGCTGGAGGCGGGCAGGGAGCCCGGGGTAAGAGTGTCCCCCCTCCTCCACTACAGTATCCTCCCAGCGGCGATGGCTGGCCTCACCCACCTCCTCTCCTCCATGGCGGGCCTCCTCGAGGGCGACACCGAGTACTCTGCCGTGCTCGGCCTGTGGGCGGTGCTCTACCTTGCCGTGGCCGCGGCCTGGCTGCTGGCCCTCAAGCCCTCCCGCAGCCTCTCCAAGGAGGAGGCCCTGGTGCTCGTCGGCTACAGCTGGGTCGTAACCCCCCTTCTATCAGCTATACCCGTCGCCTACGCGCTGGGCGTCCCCCTGGTGGACGCGTGGTTCGAGTCGATAAGCGGCTACACCACCACCGGGCTCACAATCTTCACCGGGGGAGTGGACAAGGACTTCGGCGTCTACGTGCCCTCCATGGAGCAGCTGCCCCCGAGCATCCTCTGGTGGCGGGCTGTGACGCAGTGGCTCGGCGGCTTCGGCATAGTGGTCATGTTCCTCGTGTTCGCCAGGCTCGGCGGGCTCCCGCCCCACCTGGTCGGGTTTGCGGAGGGCCGCTTCGAGCGCCTCGAGCCCAGTATAGCCAGGAGCATAAGAGCCCTCATGGGCCTCTACGCGTTCCTAACGCTCCTCGGCGCGATACTACTCCACCTCGCCGGCATGCGCCCCGCGGACGCCCTCTACCACTCGATGACAGGCATCGCGACCGGCGGCTTCAGCCCCTACAGCGACAGCATAGCCCACTACCACTCTGTGGCCGTGGAGCTGGCCACGATGGTGGTGATGCTCCTGGGCGCCGCTAACTTCGCCGACCTCTACGCGATCATCAGGGGGGTGCCCAGGAGGCTCAGCGAGGAAACCGCATCCCTCATAGTGATAGCCTTCGCCTCAACCCTGCTGGGGGCGCTGATACTCGGGCGGCTGGGATGGCACCCCTACGCCCCGCTCCGCGAGGCAGCCTTCGACGTGGCCTCCGCGGTCTCAACCACGGGCTTCGGGATAAGCGATCTATCCAAGGCCCCGATCGCCTGGAAAGCCTTCCTCACAGTACTGATGCTGGTGGGCGGCGCGGCGTTCTCCACGGCGGGCGGGATAAAGCAGTACAGGCTGCTAGTGCTCTTCAAGAACATAGCCTGGACGGTGAGGGAGACCGTCCATGGGGCGGACAGGATAACAGTGCGCAGGGTTGGAGGCAGTATAATAACCGACGACGAGCTCCGGAGTATAGTTAGCGTGGCCACGCTCTTCGCCGCGGCCCATGCGGCGGGCACGCTTGCCCTGTTGGTCATACTCCCCCGCTGCAGCCTAGCGGACGCGGCCTTCGAGGCCGCCAGCGCGCTCGCCACAACAGGGCTAAGCGTTGGAGTGACCTCGGCCTCCACGCCCTGGCTCGCCAAGGCAGTGCTCATGGCGCTCATGACGCTGGGCAGGCTCGAGGTGGTGGGCTTCCTCTACATGGTGGAGGCGGCGAGAACCATGGCTGGCGGGGCCCGGCGCCGCGGGAGGCGCGCGGGGCTACGGCCGGAGGGAAGGGGTCCCTCTAGGACGGCTAGGCGGTGGCCTCGGCCTCCTGCCTGGAGACAGCGCCCGCCGCCGGGGTGGAGACGGCTGCCAGCAGGGGCCTCTCAGCCCCCGAGCGAAGTGCCTCGAGGAGCCTCCTCGCGTACACGGTGGCGGTGTAGGCCTTATAGCTACCCTTGGCGAACACGGGCTCCACGACCCCGAGGGCCTCCAGGCACTGGAAGGCCGCTAGCACCAGGTAGCGGGGCAGCCCGGTCCTAACCACCACGTCCCCCGGCGAGACCACGTCCCTGGACACGATGGCCTCGAGTATAGCGGCCAGCCTCTCACGGCTAGCATCCACGGCCACGACCCCGGGCTCGTATGCTTCACCCGAGCCCGAGGAGCCTAGAAGCCCCTGGCCTAGTAACACCCGCCGGCCCCAGGCGCTCACCCGTAGAGGACACGGTCGATCCCCCTGGCCTCGAGCCGCGCCACCCCGCCCGAGGGGTAGAGGACGGCCACCAGTCCCTCCCGGCAGCTCCAGCCCGGCCCCTCGGCGCCGGCCACGGCGGCCACGGCGGCGCCGCTCCGGTAGAGGCTGCAGAGCCTCCGCCCCCCGCCCGCCGCCACCACCGCTGCCGGCGCCACCCTCTGGCCTCTGCTCACCAGCGAGACAATCATCCCGGCCCCGCCGCCGGCCCTCTCAGCGATCTTAGCCGCCAGCCTCTCCGCGCCCGCTCCGTCGCGGGCCAGGCGGGCAGCGTAGGCGTAGAGCACCGCCTCCGGGACGCTCCTAGCCGGGGCCGGGGGAGACCCCGTGACCACCGCTGCCGGCCGAGCCTCCGGAGGCTGCAGGCCAGCGTCCTAGCGTAGAAGCCAGCCTTCGTGAACCCCGCCATCAGCGTGTGGACTCCCCCGCAGAGGGCGTAGACCCCAAGGGAGCCCCCGGCCAGCCAGGAGGCGGCGTCGAGAGCCTCGCGGACCCCGGCCCCCTCGTACACCCTCAGCCTCCACTCGCGGGGGCCGCCGCGCTCGCGGTAGGCCATCACGAGGAACCCGCCCCCTCTAAGCCCCCGGAGGGCCTCCAGGAGAACGTCAACCCTGCCACGCGGAACCACGGCTGCAAGCAGCAAGAGGGGATCCAGCCTCCCGCGCCCCTTCCCGGGCCGGCACCCCTCCTGGCCCGGAGTAAAAGCGCGTGAGGGCCGCGCGCCGGCGCAGGGGCATGGCTGGGTGCCCCGGCGGCGCCGGCAGCAGATACTACATATCATACCTTACACAGTTAACTATTAAGTCAACTTATTAAGAAATTTATGCTCTTGGATTCCCACGATAAATCAGGCAGGAAAGGGCGTCCATCGTGGAGGCCCCCTCCCCGAGCGGTGAGCGCTCCCGCGTAACCTAGTGATGCCCTGGAAACCAGTAATGGAAGACACGGTTTCAATGGCGGGGGACATTGCTGGGCCGCACTGCGCAGTCAACTGGTAGCCAGGGGTTCTCGCCGGAGAGCCCGTGAGAGTTGAGAGTTTTCGGAGAGCTCGCGTGGGAGCACGGCATCGACCTAGGGAGCCCTGGGGCTCGAGGGTCGCTTCGAATATCCGTCCAGCGCCTGGCCACGGGCTCTAGTACTCCTTCCAGTATCGAGTTGATAAGCTGCAGCGAGAGGATGTACATGGTTGGGGGCAACTGCCCCTACACCCCCATAGCGCGTAGACACCCATCCTGGAGGGGGTGATACTCTGCGTGCCAGCAGTGTGGCGGAGGCTGTGGGGGTACAAGGTGTACCGGCTAATAGAGCCATCGTATTCCATGAGGGAGTTGCTCTATGACGCCTTATAAGCCGGACATTGCAGTGTACTTCGGCGAGGCCATTAAGCTGCCCCGCCGCCCAGCGGCTGGGAGGACACGGCCCGAGAGGAGCTAGGAGGGGCCGGAGCCCCTCCGCCCCTCGGAGCCGTCGCCTCCCGTGCCCCCCGTCGCCCCGCCGCGGCGCCTAGAGGCCGCCGCACCCGCCGTGGCCAGCAAAGCCAGCCCGGGGGCCGGGCTGTGGAGCAGTGGTGTAGCCAGCAGCAGCAGGCCGGCGGCCAGGTAGAGGCCGCCGACGACCCGCCGGGAGCCGAGCACCCCGTAGCCGTGGACAAGGAGCCCCGCCGAGCCCAACAGCCAGGCGGCTACGAGCAGCATGGCGGCGGGGCCCAGGGGCTGGTCCGAGCCCGTGACGGCGCTTGCTAGCACGAGCAGCCCGGCGGCCGCCCCCAGGAACCCGGCCAGCCCGGCGGCGAAGGCGCCGAGGCCGGGCAGCTCACCCCTCCCAGCTAAGGAGGTGAACCCCAGCCCCGCCATCAGCGCTCTAGCGATGCCGGCGGCGAGCCCAGCCGCCCGGCTCGAGCCGCTCAGGCCCAGCATGAACCCGGCGGCCGCCATCAGGGCGGCCCCGAGGCTGAGTGCCGTCCCGCTCCACGCGCCCTTCTCCACCGTTTCTCCCTAGATGTTCATCCCAATTTTATATGGGTTTATGTTCGCATCTAGGGAGTTCCACCTCGCCCATAACTCTTTCCTTAGAGTTATGGGGTCATGGGTGGCTGTCGAGCCCAACGGCACGGGGCTCCCATCCAAGATCTTATGCCCTGAGGGGCTTGGAGCACTGCCCCCATCACCCCCCAGGGTTTTCAGGTATAACATTTAAACATCAACCAATATAAACTTTCCAACAACAATCAAAAACTATACTGCCCCCGAGGCACCGGGTGGCAGGCTTAGGACAGCGCCCTAGTGAGAATAGTCTTAGCCCGTAAACCAGCGGGCCCTAGGGCCTAGCGGCTCCTAATCCTCTCGAGCAGGGCGTAGAAGAAGCCTATGGTCCCGTGCCGGTGGGGCCACGCCCTCATGGTGCCTGGCAGCAGCGGGGAGGGGTCGTAGGGCCCCTGGAGCGGCACGAGCCTGAACTCCTGGTGCCTCTCGAGGAACCATCTTATGTTCTCCTCGTTCTCCTCGGGTAGGAGGCTGCAGGTGGTGTAGAGGAGCCGGCCGCCCGGCTTCACCAGCCTGGCCGCTGCCTCCAGCATCTCCCTCTGAAGCTTCACTATCTCCCCTAGCCCTTCCTCCCGGATCCTCCACCGGAGCTCCGGGTTCTTAGCAATGGTGCCGGTGCTTGTACAGGGCGCGTCTAGGAGGACCCGGTCGGCTACCTCCCCGCCCAGCACCCGGGGCGCCTTGCGGGCATCCATCCTGAATATCTTCACTATCGTTATGCCCATGCGGCGCAGGATC contains:
- a CDS encoding RtcB family protein, producing MSARMPLKRVGDYEWMIPKGAKPCMRVPALIFADEFLLEKMKGDLTLVQAANVACLHGIQKYSIVMPDGHQGYGFPIGGVAAMSIDEDGVISPGGVGYDINCGVRVIRTDLDIKEVKPKLRELIDELFRNVPSGLGSTGKIKVSVQELNKVLDEGVQWAVKRGYAWAEDPEHIEERGSWGLADSSKVSERAKRRGAEQLGTLGSGNHFLEVQVVDRIYDPEKAKAMGITHEGQVVVMIHTGSRGLGHQVASDYLMIMERAMRKYGIRPPDRELASVPYSSREAQDYIRAMAAAANFAWTNRQLITYWTRESFRNVFHRDPDQLGMRIVYDVAHNIAKFEEYEVDGKRMKMIIHRKGATRAFPPGHPEIPKDYQSVGQPVLIPGSMGTASYILAGVPTGVKAWYTAPHGAGRWMSRAAAKRTKSYHQVVQELEQRGILIRASNRATVVEEMPEAYKDVDRVAFVAEKVGIAKIVARLRPIAVTKG
- a CDS encoding archease codes for the protein MAAGEGPYEDIEKELRKVLAELPCPGFAHAPHTADVLIVARGRSLEEAFEQAALGVYEVVTDTSKVEPRVERRVETSGMDLYQLLYRWIEDLLFYTDSEGLVFSRFKVEEIKRVGEGDEAEYQLRARAWGEKFNPDKHLHRTIVKAMTYAMMEIVKENGCWRVQFVIDI
- a CDS encoding S9 family peptidase produces the protein MAGSGGYVLYTVARVSLETDSYESSIEAVKLSDGERLVLQSGPRDSCPVPAPAGSRYVFTRRAEARRGQKQRLPGLELRTASIEAPGASRLLARVDGLVSLSWSPSGDLAAAAIPVGRPDEDVKEVETLPVWFNGKGFVYRTRVEPFILDADSGAMERMELGLDWLQVSDVAWSPDGRRIAISVATDMLKPYLLDVYIYDVEKGDARRIASGLMGYGELAWSPDGRMLAYLGHRGERGFASHQKVWLLDPETGRMECLTCSLDRNAANTVNSDVRFQSCLKHLQWTSRGILFQVSDAGRVLLYRVQPGMRPEPVLDPGEAVVDEFHAAGDGSVIAYTLMTPVEPKELYVLQGGGPRRLTRYAEAWRRRYRLARPTGFSFRASDGAVVEGWVLRPPEGVEARGWVLYIHGGPKTMWGYGFMHEFHVLASNGYTVVYINPRGSDGYSEEFADIRCGYGERDYMDLMEAARYAVERLGLPRDKAAVMGGSYGGFMTNWIIGHTDFFKAAVTMRSISNWISMYGTTDIGWFFVEDQLCCTPWRSPETCWEKSPLRYADRARTPTLIIHSSEDYRCWLDQALQLYTALKVHGVETKLAIFPGENHDLSRSGKPRHRVKRLQLILDWLDRHLAGEKPGGAGAGGG
- a CDS encoding cyclase family protein, which codes for MPLRVVDLTRPLGPGTPVYPGDPPVMVETVAVIPRDGFYNRRVCLGEHSGTHVDAPAHMVEGGAPVDSVEASRLIAPALAMDLSNACGAVSSREIIAGLRLRRLPLPRRGWYLLLRIGRGCRSVSVEAAEWMARLGLGGLGVDAPSPDGPPYPVHRVLLSSGAVIVENLEIPRWLDGEKVTLIVAPLRLSGGSGAPARVYALLDGGRAGEWVQEPV
- a CDS encoding TrkH family potassium uptake protein, coding for MKRQAVGRLEAGREPGVRVSPLLHYSILPAAMAGLTHLLSSMAGLLEGDTEYSAVLGLWAVLYLAVAAAWLLALKPSRSLSKEEALVLVGYSWVVTPLLSAIPVAYALGVPLVDAWFESISGYTTTGLTIFTGGVDKDFGVYVPSMEQLPPSILWWRAVTQWLGGFGIVVMFLVFARLGGLPPHLVGFAEGRFERLEPSIARSIRALMGLYAFLTLLGAILLHLAGMRPADALYHSMTGIATGGFSPYSDSIAHYHSVAVELATMVVMLLGAANFADLYAIIRGVPRRLSEETASLIVIAFASTLLGALILGRLGWHPYAPLREAAFDVASAVSTTGFGISDLSKAPIAWKAFLTVLMLVGGAAFSTAGGIKQYRLLVLFKNIAWTVRETVHGADRITVRRVGGSIITDDELRSIVSVATLFAAAHAAGTLALLVILPRCSLADAAFEAASALATTGLSVGVTSASTPWLAKAVLMALMTLGRLEVVGFLYMVEAARTMAGGARRRGRRAGLRPEGRGPSRTARRWPRPPAWRQRPPPGWRRLPAGASQPPSEVPRGASSRTRWRCRPYSYPWRTRAPRPRGPPGTGRPLAPGSGAARS